In the genome of Nycticebus coucang isolate mNycCou1 chromosome X, mNycCou1.pri, whole genome shotgun sequence, the window TTCTTATCCTCTATGACCCCCACCTCCACATTCCAATGTACTTCTTCCTTAGTAACTTGTCTTTCTTAGACCTTTGCTATGGAACAGCCTCCATGCCCCAGGCTTTGGTTCTTTGCTTCTCTACCCATCCCTACCTCTCTTACCCACGATGTTTGACCCAAATGAGTGTCTCCTTGGCTTTGGCCACAACAGAGTGCCTCTTACTGGCTGTCATGGCTTATGACCGTGTGGTTGCTATCAGCAATCCCCTGCGCTATTCCATGGTCATGAATGGCCCAGTGTGTATCTGGTTAGCTGCCAGCTCATGGGGGGCATCACTTGTACTTACTTCCACGCTCATCTTATCCCTGAGGCTTCACTTCTGTGGGGCTAATGTCATCAACCACTTTGTCTGTGAGATTATCTCCCTCATTAAGTTGGCATGTTCTGATACCAGCCTTAATGAGCTTATGATCCTCATCACTGGCATCTTCACTCTGCTCCTACCCTTTGGGTTTGTTCTCCTCTCCTATGCCCGAATTGCTGCTGCTGTCCTAAGGATTCGTTCAGCCCAGGGCAGATTCAAGGCCTTTTCCACGTGTGGTTCTCACTTGACTGTGGTGATAATCTTCTATGG includes:
- the LOC128578513 gene encoding olfactory receptor 13H1, which codes for MVMDNATAVFEFLLVGISNYPEWRDTFFTLVLITYISTLLGNGLIIFLILYDPHLHIPMYFFLSNLSFLDLCYGTASMPQALVLCFSTHPYLSYPRCLTQMSVSLALATTECLLLAVMAYDRVVAISNPLRYSMVMNGPVCIWLAASSWGASLVLTSTLILSLRLHFCGANVINHFVCEIISLIKLACSDTSLNELMILITGIFTLLLPFGFVLLSYARIAAAVLRIRSAQGRFKAFSTCGSHLTVVIIFYGAAISMYMKPQSKSSLDQDKFISVFYGALTPMLNPLIYTLRNKDVKGAIRKVMVKRT